The Pyrus communis chromosome 2, drPyrComm1.1, whole genome shotgun sequence genome includes a window with the following:
- the LOC137721197 gene encoding plasmodesmata-located protein 2-like yields the protein MSHNPKMVLHTSKPSPSIFSSLFFVTLFASFPFSTISADLTNLIYKGCANQNFQDPNGVYKQNLKSLFDSLVSQSSQKTYFSTTFGDGQNAILGVYQCRGDLSTSDCNLCVKKIPPLAKKLCGEVVAARVQLGGCYLRYEVAGYKQVPGTEFLFKNCGKDQASGASAGFADKRDTAFGMVENGVKNGRAGFYIGTYQSLYILGQCEGDLGSEDCGDCVQSADQKAKSDCNGAISAQIYLQKCYISYKFYPNGVTGITSSSSSSSSGSRHHTQRTVAIAVGGIAAFGFLVVCLMFVKQLMKSMKKHGGKHGDYR from the exons ATGTCCCACAACCCAAAGATGGTTCTTCACACTTCCAAGCCCTCCCCTTCCATCTTCTCTTCTCTGTTTTTCGTCACCCTCTTCGCCTCCTTTCCTTTTTCCACCATTTCTGCTGATCTCACAAACTTGATCTACAAAGGCTGTGCGAACCAAAACTTCCAAGACCCGAATGGAGTTTACAAACAAAACCTCAAATCTCTGTTCGATTCTCTGGTTTCTCAGTCGTCGCAAAAGACTTACTTTTCCACCACCTTTGGCGACGGCCAAAACGCAATCTTGGGGGTGTACCAATGCAGGGGAGACCTCAGCACATCCGACTGCAACCTCTGTGTGAAAAAGATTCCACCTTTGGCCAAGAAACTCTGTGGGGAAGTCGTAGCAGCTAGAGTCCAGCTGGGTGGGTGTTACCTGAGGTATGAGGTTGCTGGGTATAAACAGGTTCCAGGGACAGAGTTTCTGTTTAAAAATTGTGGGAAAGATCAGGCAAGTGGGGCGAGTGCTGGGTTTGCGGACAAGAGGGATACAGCTTTTGGGATGGTGGAAAATGGGGTGAAAAATGGGAGAGCTGGGTTTTATATTGGGACTTATCAGTCCCTGTATATTTTGGGGCAGTGTGAGGGGGATTTGGGAAGCGAGGATTGTGGGGATTGTGTGCAAAGTGCTGATCAGAAGGCTAAAAGTGACTGCAATGGTGCAATTTCTGCGCAGATTTATCTGCAGAAGTGCTATATTAGCTACAAATTTTACCCCAATGGTGTGACAGgcataacttcttcttcttcttcttcttcatcag GGTCTAGGCACCATACACAGAGGACAGTGGCAATTGCTGTGGGAGGGATAGCGGCTTTTGGGTTTttagttgtttgtttgatgtttGTCAAGCAACTCATGAAGTCTATGAAGAAACATGGTGGGAAGCATGGAGATTACCGCTGA